From a single Collimonas pratensis genomic region:
- the dnaA gene encoding chromosomal replication initiator protein DnaA, whose product MENFWQSCSTQLEQELTPQQFSAWIKPLAPLDYEDGRLRIAAPNRFKLDWVKTQFASRITTLAHQYWEAPVEVVFVLDPRKAAPAPSMSSMPVAHANTNNSSEQSGAMSSAAGGGSYGNSNFDRLPEVQTENTAVTARRDQSRINTALSFDSFVTGKANQLARAAAIQVANNPGVSYNPLFLYGGVGLGKTHLIHAIGNQLLADNPNSKIRYIHAEQYVRDVVTAYQRKGFDDFKRYYHSLDLLLIDDIQFFGGKSRTQEEFFYAFEALIAAKKQIIITSDTYPKEITGMDDRLISRFDSGLTVAIEPPELEMRVAILLKKAASEGVTFSDDVAFFVAKHLRSNVRELEGALRKILAYSRFHGKDISIDVVKDALKDLLSVQNRQISVENIQKTVADFFNIKVADMYSKKRPANIARPRQIAMYLAKELTQKSLPEIGELFGGRDHTTVLHAVRKIAGDRTKNPECNHELHVLEQTLKG is encoded by the coding sequence ATGGAAAATTTCTGGCAGAGCTGCTCTACCCAGTTGGAGCAGGAATTGACGCCTCAACAATTTAGCGCGTGGATAAAACCGCTGGCGCCCCTCGACTACGAGGATGGTCGGTTGCGTATCGCCGCACCGAATCGCTTCAAGCTGGATTGGGTCAAAACGCAGTTTGCCAGCCGCATCACCACGCTGGCGCACCAATATTGGGAAGCGCCGGTTGAAGTGGTGTTCGTGCTCGATCCGCGCAAGGCAGCCCCGGCGCCGTCCATGTCCAGCATGCCGGTGGCGCACGCCAACACTAATAATAGTAGCGAGCAGTCCGGCGCGATGTCGTCGGCTGCCGGCGGCGGCAGTTATGGCAACAGCAACTTCGACCGCCTGCCGGAAGTGCAGACCGAGAACACAGCCGTCACCGCGCGGCGCGACCAGTCCCGTATCAATACGGCATTGAGTTTCGACAGTTTTGTTACCGGAAAAGCCAACCAGTTGGCACGCGCTGCAGCGATCCAGGTCGCCAATAATCCGGGCGTTTCCTACAATCCGCTATTCCTGTACGGTGGCGTCGGCCTCGGCAAAACCCATTTGATCCACGCCATCGGCAACCAGCTGCTGGCCGACAATCCAAACTCCAAGATCCGCTACATCCACGCAGAACAGTACGTTCGCGACGTAGTGACTGCTTACCAACGCAAGGGTTTCGACGATTTCAAGCGCTACTACCATTCGCTTGATCTGTTGCTGATTGACGACATCCAGTTCTTCGGCGGCAAGAGCCGCACCCAGGAAGAATTCTTCTACGCCTTCGAAGCTTTGATTGCAGCGAAGAAACAAATCATCATCACCAGCGATACCTATCCAAAAGAAATCACCGGCATGGATGACCGCCTGATTTCGCGTTTCGACTCCGGCCTGACGGTCGCCATCGAGCCGCCGGAACTGGAAATGCGGGTCGCGATCCTGCTTAAAAAAGCAGCATCCGAAGGCGTCACCTTCTCTGACGACGTGGCATTTTTTGTTGCCAAACACCTGCGTTCCAACGTCCGCGAACTGGAAGGCGCGCTGCGCAAGATTCTTGCTTACTCACGTTTCCATGGCAAAGACATCAGCATCGATGTTGTCAAGGATGCACTGAAAGATTTGCTCTCGGTACAGAACCGCCAGATCTCGGTAGAGAATATCCAGAAGACGGTTGCGGACTTCTTTAACATTAAAGTTGCCGATATGTACTCGAAAAAGCGGCCGGCGAATATCGCCCGTCCGCGCCAGATTGCGATGTACCTGGCCAAGGAATTGACCCAGAAAAGCCTGCCGGAAATCGGCGAACTGTTCGGCGGCCGCGACCACACCACGGTGTTGCATGCGGTCCGCAAGATCGCCGGCGACCGTACCAAGAATCCGGAATGCAACCATGAATTGCATGTATTGGAGCAAACCCTGAAGGGGTGA
- the dnaN gene encoding DNA polymerase III subunit beta produces MQLVKTNRDTLLRPLQIVSGIVERRHTLPILANILIRKDGEKVSFLSTDIEVQITTNAKVGSGSEVAATTVAARKLLDILRALPDTGEVSLTLSNKRMTVQSGKSRFALQTLAAEEFPTVAQADHYNATVTLPQKTLKHLFNMVHFSMAQQDIRYYLNGLLLVLDGKNVIAVATDGHRLAFCQVATEQEFARQEVIIPRKTIIELQRLLEETDEPVQLEIANNQVKLSFADIELISKLVEGKFPDYTRVVPKGYKNDFTISRDQLLRSLQRAAIMTSDKFKGVRWVVTPGSLKISSTNADQEEAIEELEIDYGGDSVDIGFNVTYLLDVLNNLKGDNVNIALGDANSSALITVPENADFKYVVMPMRI; encoded by the coding sequence ATGCAATTGGTCAAAACCAACCGAGATACCCTTCTCCGGCCACTGCAGATCGTGAGCGGTATTGTCGAGCGTCGGCACACATTGCCGATTCTGGCCAATATCCTCATTCGCAAAGACGGCGAAAAGGTCTCTTTCCTGTCGACTGACATCGAAGTGCAAATCACCACCAACGCCAAGGTCGGCAGCGGCAGCGAAGTAGCGGCCACCACCGTCGCCGCGCGCAAGCTGCTCGACATCCTGCGCGCCCTGCCAGACACCGGCGAAGTCTCGCTGACCCTGAGCAACAAGCGCATGACCGTGCAGTCCGGCAAGTCGCGTTTTGCGCTGCAAACCCTGGCCGCCGAAGAATTCCCGACAGTCGCCCAGGCAGACCATTACAACGCCACCGTCACCCTGCCGCAAAAGACGCTCAAGCACCTGTTCAACATGGTGCACTTCTCGATGGCGCAACAGGATATCCGTTACTACCTGAACGGCCTGCTGCTGGTCCTCGACGGCAAGAACGTCATTGCGGTCGCCACCGACGGCCACCGTCTGGCGTTTTGCCAGGTCGCCACCGAGCAAGAGTTCGCGCGCCAGGAAGTCATCATCCCGCGCAAGACCATCATCGAACTGCAGCGTCTGCTGGAAGAAACCGACGAACCGGTCCAGCTCGAAATCGCCAACAACCAGGTCAAGCTGTCGTTCGCCGATATCGAACTGATCTCCAAGCTGGTCGAAGGCAAGTTCCCCGACTACACCCGCGTGGTGCCGAAGGGCTACAAGAACGACTTCACCATCAGCCGCGACCAGCTGCTGCGCTCCCTGCAACGCGCCGCCATCATGACCAGCGACAAGTTCAAGGGCGTGCGCTGGGTAGTGACACCAGGCAGCCTCAAGATCAGCTCCACCAATGCCGACCAGGAAGAAGCGATCGAAGAACTGGAAATCGACTACGGCGGCGATAGCGTCGACATCGGCTTCAACGTCACTTACCTGCTCGACGTCCTCAACAACCTCAAGGGCGACAACGTCAACATCGCCCTCGGCGACGCCAATTCCTCGGCACTGATCACCGTGCCGGAAAACGCCGATTTCAAGTACGTAGTAATGCCAATGCGAATCTAG
- the gyrB gene encoding DNA topoisomerase (ATP-hydrolyzing) subunit B, with translation MSSAPDNTNQPQPNAYGASSIQILEGLEAVRKRPGMYIGDTSDGTGLHHLVFEVLDNSIDESLAGHCTEIHVTIHADNSISITDNGRGVPTGIKFDDKHDPKRSAAEIVMTELHAGGKFDQNSYKVSGGLHGVGVSCVNGLSKLLKLTIRRDGKVHYMEFVRGVPQNRETETIDGMLVSPIKVIGDTDKRGTEVHFWADEEIFTHVEFHYEILAKRIRELSFLNNGVHIKLTDQRTGKEENFAFEGGTRGFVEYINKAKSVLHPTIFQATGEKDGVSVDVSMQWNDAYNEQVLCFTNNIPQRDGGTHLTGLRAAMTRVLNKYIEEHDFAKKAKVETSGDDMREGLTCVLSVKVPEPKFSSQTKDKLVSSEVRLPVEEIVAKTLNDYLQERPNDAKIICGKIVEAARARDAARKARELTRRKGVMDGLGLSSKLADCQEKDPALCELYIVEGDSAGGSAKQGRDRKFQAILPLRGKVLNVEKARFEKMLSSEQITTLIATLGTSIGADEFNADKLRYHRIIIMTDADVDGAHIRTLLLTLFYRQMPQLVERGHIYIAQPPLYKVKHGKDERYLKDDAEEVSYMMQVALNDAALVPSEGALPISGPALAELVRQYNMANSIITRLTRAVDGAALTSIMTGVTLKLDTLADAEASAQALQASINEPSVQVVVKSDELSDKHALRIQRRYHGNIKVSAIDSDFVASPDYTVLVNAAETFKGLIGPGALIRRGAGEKVKESAIIDFHQAMAWLRDEAERGVSKQRYKGLGEMNPSQLWETTMDPTVRRLLKVQIEDAIAADQIFMTLMGDDVEPRRAFIELNALQAGNIDV, from the coding sequence ATGTCATCAGCCCCAGATAACACCAATCAGCCGCAACCCAATGCATACGGAGCGTCCTCGATCCAAATTCTCGAAGGCCTGGAAGCGGTACGCAAACGCCCGGGGATGTACATCGGCGACACCTCTGACGGCACCGGCCTGCATCACCTGGTGTTCGAAGTGCTGGACAACTCCATCGACGAATCGCTGGCCGGCCACTGCACCGAAATCCACGTCACCATCCACGCCGACAACTCGATCTCGATCACCGACAACGGCCGCGGTGTGCCGACCGGCATCAAGTTCGACGACAAGCACGATCCGAAACGCAGCGCAGCCGAAATCGTCATGACCGAGCTGCACGCCGGCGGCAAGTTCGACCAGAACTCGTACAAGGTATCCGGCGGCCTGCACGGTGTGGGCGTGTCTTGCGTTAACGGCCTGTCCAAGCTGCTCAAGCTGACCATCCGCCGCGATGGCAAAGTGCATTACATGGAATTCGTGCGCGGCGTGCCGCAAAACCGCGAAACCGAAACCATCGACGGCATGCTGGTATCGCCGATCAAGGTCATCGGCGACACCGACAAGCGCGGCACCGAAGTCCACTTCTGGGCCGACGAAGAAATCTTCACCCACGTCGAATTCCACTACGAAATCCTGGCCAAGCGCATCCGCGAACTGTCCTTCCTCAACAATGGCGTGCACATCAAGCTGACCGACCAGCGCACCGGCAAGGAAGAAAACTTCGCCTTCGAAGGCGGCACCCGCGGCTTCGTCGAATACATCAACAAAGCCAAGAGCGTCCTGCACCCGACGATTTTCCAGGCCACCGGCGAAAAAGACGGCGTCAGCGTCGACGTCTCCATGCAATGGAACGACGCCTACAACGAACAAGTACTCTGCTTCACCAACAACATCCCGCAACGCGACGGCGGCACCCACCTCACCGGCCTGCGCGCCGCCATGACCCGGGTGCTCAACAAGTACATCGAAGAACATGATTTCGCCAAGAAAGCCAAGGTAGAAACCAGCGGCGACGACATGCGCGAAGGCCTCACCTGCGTGTTGTCCGTGAAAGTGCCAGAGCCGAAATTCAGCTCGCAAACCAAAGACAAGCTGGTCTCCAGCGAAGTGCGCCTGCCGGTAGAAGAAATCGTCGCCAAGACGCTGAACGACTACCTGCAAGAACGCCCGAACGACGCCAAGATCATCTGCGGCAAGATCGTCGAAGCCGCCCGCGCCCGCGACGCCGCCCGCAAGGCGCGCGAACTGACGCGCCGCAAAGGCGTGATGGACGGCCTCGGCCTGTCATCGAAACTGGCCGACTGCCAGGAAAAAGACCCGGCGCTGTGCGAACTCTACATCGTCGAGGGTGACTCCGCGGGCGGTTCCGCCAAGCAGGGCCGCGACCGTAAATTCCAGGCCATCCTGCCGTTGCGCGGTAAAGTGCTCAACGTCGAAAAAGCCCGTTTTGAAAAGATGCTGTCGTCGGAACAGATCACCACCCTGATCGCCACCCTCGGCACCAGCATCGGCGCCGACGAATTCAACGCCGACAAGCTGCGCTACCACCGCATCATCATCATGACCGATGCGGACGTCGACGGCGCCCACATCCGCACCCTGCTGCTGACCCTGTTCTACCGCCAGATGCCACAACTGGTAGAGCGCGGCCACATCTACATCGCCCAGCCGCCGCTGTACAAGGTCAAGCACGGCAAGGACGAGCGCTACCTCAAGGACGACGCCGAAGAAGTCTCCTACATGATGCAGGTCGCCCTCAACGACGCCGCCCTGGTCCCAAGCGAAGGCGCGCTGCCGATCAGCGGCCCGGCCCTGGCCGAACTGGTGCGCCAGTACAACATGGCCAACTCCATCATCACGCGCCTCACCCGCGCGGTAGACGGCGCCGCCCTCACCTCCATCATGACCGGCGTCACCCTCAAGCTGGACACCCTGGCCGACGCCGAAGCCTCGGCCCAGGCCCTGCAAGCCTCGATCAACGAGCCATCGGTACAAGTCGTCGTCAAATCCGACGAACTCTCCGACAAGCACGCCCTGCGCATCCAGCGCCGCTACCACGGTAACATCAAGGTCAGCGCCATCGACAGCGACTTCGTCGCCAGCCCGGATTACACAGTGCTGGTCAACGCCGCGGAAACCTTCAAGGGCCTGATCGGCCCAGGCGCCCTGATCCGCCGCGGCGCCGGCGAAAAAGTCAAAGAATCAGCCATCATCGACTTCCACCAAGCCATGGCCTGGCTGCGCGACGAAGCCGAACGCGGCGTCAGCAAGCAGCGCTATAAAGGTCTGGGCGAGATGAATCCTTCGCAGCTGTGGGAAACCACGATGGATCCGACTGTGCGCCGCTTGTTGAAGGTGCAGATTGAGGATGCTATTGCTGCGGATCAGATCTTCATGACGCTGATGGGGGATGATGTTGAACCGCGTAGGGCGTTTATTGAGTTGAATGCGCTGCAGGCTGGGAATATTGATGTCTGA
- a CDS encoding thymidylate synthase, protein MVHFWRLTRSNDLYLGTPHNVVQFTCLQEIMAGWLGIEVGSYVQICDSLHLYEHDLAHFTVSLQVPSVRNTDTLALPKKDFDCTVAMPCRRLRHSSLLPLSRR, encoded by the coding sequence ATTGTTCATTTTTGGAGGCTAACTCGCAGTAATGATCTCTATCTTGGAACTCCCCATAATGTCGTTCAATTCACGTGCTTGCAAGAAATTATGGCAGGTTGGCTAGGTATAGAGGTCGGCTCATATGTCCAGATATGTGACAGTTTGCATCTTTACGAGCATGATCTAGCACATTTTACTGTCTCGTTGCAGGTGCCGTCTGTGAGGAATACTGATACGCTCGCATTACCCAAAAAAGATTTCGACTGCACCGTCGCGATGCCCTGCAGACGGTTGAGGCATTCATCCCTTCTACCATTGAGCCGCAGGTAA
- the abiEi gene encoding type IV toxin-antitoxin system AbiEi family antitoxin: MKKIELIHKLLELDRRGVYVLARRDIEKLFPDESEKAMEKSLQRMVADGLLQRVAKGLYLNPAATSKNRWIAEEIARALRPGCLSYVSLESILSEYGAISQIPINRMTVMTTGKSGVVDTPYGTIEFTHTKRRAAEIIKRTMQAKGRPLRIATKQAAIRDLLRVGRNANMIDRSELEDELQGENA, translated from the coding sequence ATGAAGAAAATCGAATTGATCCACAAACTCTTGGAGCTCGATAGGCGCGGGGTATATGTCCTGGCCCGGCGCGACATCGAGAAGCTCTTTCCCGACGAGAGCGAGAAGGCGATGGAGAAGTCCTTGCAGCGGATGGTCGCCGACGGCCTCCTGCAGCGAGTGGCCAAGGGGCTCTACCTGAACCCGGCCGCGACGAGCAAGAACCGCTGGATCGCCGAAGAGATCGCCAGGGCGCTGCGCCCTGGATGCCTCTCCTATGTCAGCCTAGAGTCGATCCTGTCCGAGTATGGGGCCATCTCGCAGATTCCGATCAACCGGATGACGGTGATGACGACGGGGAAGAGCGGCGTGGTCGACACCCCCTACGGGACGATCGAGTTCACGCACACCAAGCGCCGCGCCGCAGAGATCATCAAGCGCACGATGCAGGCCAAGGGCCGGCCGCTTCGCATCGCCACTAAGCAAGCGGCGATCCGGGATCTCTTGCGCGTGGGCCGCAACGCCAACATGATCGATCGCAGCGAGCTCGAGGACGAGCTGCAAGGAGAAAACGCATGA
- a CDS encoding nucleotidyl transferase AbiEii/AbiGii toxin family protein → MSEDQQDFNALVDLAMANPGLSAMRPVVEKELLHYEIFQALDAEGLLKGLVFQGGTSLRLCRGSDRFSEDLDFAGGKDFSADSMQKIKECVEKRIGERFGLKVTVNNKPAKVGDDGIKHVRVDKWWISIETSPENSAMPGQKIKLEIASIPAYTRELLPLRANYDFLGGMPVVLVNAESLDEIMADKVLAFPTSLLDNQGQPVGLDSAKIRHRDIWDLAWMATRGAKLVPELVLSKIEDYGVVDYPGLLEAAIKQIPQIVKSPQFQAQMMRFIDSSTVARTLATDGYADYLVMSVGGLFAQMQAALFKRG, encoded by the coding sequence ATGAGCGAGGACCAGCAGGATTTCAACGCGCTTGTCGACCTGGCCATGGCCAACCCGGGGCTATCGGCGATGCGGCCGGTGGTGGAGAAAGAGCTGCTGCACTACGAGATCTTCCAGGCGCTCGATGCCGAGGGGCTGCTCAAAGGGTTGGTGTTCCAAGGCGGCACCTCGCTGCGGCTGTGCCGCGGGTCGGATCGGTTCAGCGAGGACCTCGATTTCGCTGGCGGCAAGGACTTTTCGGCCGACAGTATGCAGAAGATCAAGGAGTGCGTGGAGAAGCGCATCGGCGAGCGCTTCGGCCTGAAAGTTACGGTCAACAACAAGCCGGCCAAGGTCGGCGACGACGGGATCAAGCATGTCCGCGTCGACAAGTGGTGGATTTCGATCGAGACCTCACCGGAAAATTCCGCGATGCCGGGACAGAAGATCAAGCTGGAGATCGCGAGCATCCCTGCCTACACCCGTGAGCTGCTGCCGCTTCGGGCCAACTACGACTTCCTGGGCGGCATGCCCGTGGTGCTGGTCAACGCTGAATCGCTCGATGAGATCATGGCGGACAAAGTGCTGGCGTTTCCGACCTCGCTTCTGGACAACCAAGGTCAACCGGTGGGACTTGACTCGGCCAAGATCCGCCACCGCGACATCTGGGATCTGGCGTGGATGGCGACGCGCGGCGCCAAGCTGGTCCCGGAGCTGGTGCTCTCCAAGATCGAGGACTACGGTGTGGTGGACTACCCCGGGCTGTTGGAGGCCGCGATCAAGCAAATCCCGCAGATCGTCAAGAGCCCTCAGTTCCAGGCGCAGATGATGCGCTTCATCGATTCGTCAACGGTCGCCAGGACGCTGGCCACCGACGGCTACGCCGACTACCTTGTGATGTCGGTTGGAGGTTTATTTGCCCAGATGCAGGCAGCGCTTTTCAAGAGGGGCTAA
- a CDS encoding AraC family transcriptional regulator: protein MVDPLAEVVTLLQPQAKFSKFVSAAGPWRVRRSEAGQPFYGVVLDGACRLAADGQEPIDLKKGDFVLIPAAYGFTMSSFAPVAEDFNSEPVALPHGEFRLGTQSGPPDVQMLIGYCVFGSPDAALLVSLLPQLLHVRGEDRLTSELSNRLTTLVQLVGDESRVQRPGREVILARLLEVLLIEALRSAAGTAASPGLLRGLADERLAVAIRRMHESMTRPWTVAQLAKEAALSRSAFFERFSRAVGIAPMAYLLAWRMAMAKDLLRRKEGGVAEVAERVGYGSASAFSVAFTRHVGLAPTRYAREVDYPHS from the coding sequence ATGGTCGATCCCCTCGCGGAAGTTGTCACACTGCTCCAACCGCAAGCCAAGTTCTCGAAATTCGTCAGCGCCGCAGGCCCCTGGCGGGTGCGCCGCTCGGAAGCCGGGCAACCGTTCTACGGCGTGGTCCTCGACGGCGCCTGCCGCCTGGCAGCCGACGGCCAGGAGCCGATCGACCTGAAGAAGGGCGACTTTGTCCTGATCCCCGCGGCGTATGGCTTCACGATGTCCAGCTTCGCGCCGGTAGCGGAGGACTTCAATAGCGAACCCGTCGCGCTGCCCCATGGCGAGTTCAGGCTAGGCACACAAAGCGGGCCGCCTGACGTGCAGATGCTGATCGGCTACTGCGTCTTCGGCTCGCCCGACGCGGCCTTGCTGGTGTCGCTGCTGCCGCAGCTGTTGCACGTACGCGGCGAAGATAGGCTGACCAGCGAGCTTAGCAACAGGCTGACCACACTCGTGCAGCTGGTAGGAGACGAATCCCGCGTGCAGCGGCCCGGGCGTGAAGTCATCCTGGCGCGCCTGCTGGAGGTGCTGCTCATCGAAGCCCTGCGCTCCGCCGCGGGAACGGCAGCCTCGCCCGGCCTGTTGCGCGGGCTGGCCGACGAACGCCTCGCGGTGGCGATACGGCGCATGCACGAGAGCATGACCCGGCCCTGGACGGTGGCGCAGCTGGCGAAAGAGGCGGCGCTGTCGCGCTCGGCGTTCTTCGAGCGCTTCAGCCGCGCGGTGGGCATCGCGCCGATGGCCTATCTGCTGGCCTGGCGCATGGCGATGGCCAAGGATCTGCTGCGGCGGAAGGAAGGAGGCGTTGCTGAAGTGGCTGAACGGGTTGGCTATGGTTCTGCAAGCGCGTTCAGCGTTGCGTTCACGCGGCATGTGGGATTGGCGCCGACGCGTTATGCGCGAGAGGTGGATTATCCCCATTCGTGA
- a CDS encoding SDR family oxidoreductase, with amino-acid sequence MKTVLITGCSSGFGLETAQYFLDRDWQVIATMRTPREDLLPRSERLRVLALDVTDADSIRRAVAEAGPIDVLVNNAGIGMLGALEGTTMETARDVFETNTLGTMAMTQAVLPQFRQRQAGVIVNVTSSVTLRALPLLSVYTASKAAINAFTESLALELRQFNVRVSLVLPGRAPETRFGENAQPRMQSGIPEAYADLAKSVFAGWGQSSAVTRAQDVAEAVWRAANDPTSPVRIVAGADAVALAESC; translated from the coding sequence ATGAAAACCGTCCTCATCACCGGCTGCTCATCTGGTTTCGGCCTCGAAACCGCCCAATATTTCCTCGACCGCGATTGGCAAGTCATCGCCACCATGCGCACCCCGCGCGAAGACCTGCTGCCGCGCTCCGAGCGTTTGCGCGTGCTCGCCCTCGACGTCACCGATGCCGACAGCATCCGCCGGGCCGTGGCGGAGGCCGGACCTATCGATGTCCTGGTCAACAACGCCGGCATCGGCATGCTGGGCGCCCTCGAAGGCACCACGATGGAAACCGCCCGCGACGTCTTCGAGACCAACACCCTGGGCACGATGGCGATGACTCAGGCGGTGCTGCCGCAGTTTCGGCAACGCCAGGCCGGCGTTATCGTCAACGTCACCTCGAGCGTGACCTTGAGGGCGCTGCCCCTGCTCTCCGTGTACACCGCTAGCAAGGCGGCCATCAACGCCTTCACCGAGTCGCTGGCGCTGGAACTCAGGCAATTCAATGTGCGGGTGAGCCTGGTGCTGCCGGGACGGGCGCCAGAGACGCGCTTCGGTGAAAACGCCCAGCCCCGGATGCAGAGCGGCATCCCCGAGGCTTACGCCGATTTGGCAAAGAGCGTGTTTGCGGGATGGGGGCAGTCGTCTGCTGTTACGCGGGCGCAGGATGTGGCGGAAGCGGTGTGGCGTGCGGCGAACGATCCGACGAGTCCGGTTCGTATTGTTGCCGGGGCGGATGCTGTGGCGTTGGCTGAGTCGTGTTGA
- a CDS encoding pentapeptide repeat-containing protein — MLFEAERFESRLTKPASWEDCAFRYCDFAHINSQGGSIDSIFVGCTFENCEWYWGIFNLAILVQVKFKGCTFRGTAFSGSKFVECEFTDCEFTMDNLNGECSFDDVAWYKCRQDNCKGLEGEFRNKH; from the coding sequence ATGCTGTTTGAGGCCGAAAGATTTGAATCTCGTTTAACCAAACCCGCCAGTTGGGAAGATTGCGCCTTTCGCTACTGCGATTTCGCTCACATAAATAGCCAGGGCGGTAGCATTGACTCGATTTTTGTCGGCTGCACATTTGAAAATTGCGAATGGTATTGGGGAATCTTCAACCTCGCCATCCTTGTACAAGTGAAGTTCAAGGGTTGCACATTTCGCGGCACCGCATTCTCGGGGTCCAAATTTGTCGAATGCGAATTTACAGATTGTGAATTCACAATGGACAATTTAAATGGTGAATGTTCCTTTGATGACGTAGCTTGGTACAAATGCCGGCAAGATAATTGCAAAGGGCTAGAAGGCGAGTTCCGAAACAAGCACTAA
- a CDS encoding mobile mystery protein A, protein MDIQKLRLSQVDSAVKQAFVPSRPSIGWIQTIRTALGMTTRQLAARIGVTQSTLAELEKSEAADKITLHSLRRAADAMDCDLQYVLVPRSSLKKRVENQAEAIARQRVSRVFHTMRLEDQAPTQKVDKKEISKMQTSLLATNWKHLWE, encoded by the coding sequence ATGGACATTCAAAAACTGCGGCTGTCGCAAGTCGATAGTGCCGTGAAACAGGCATTTGTGCCGTCGCGCCCGTCGATCGGCTGGATCCAGACCATACGCACCGCATTGGGCATGACGACGCGTCAGCTGGCTGCGCGCATAGGTGTAACGCAGAGTACCCTGGCTGAACTTGAAAAATCCGAAGCCGCAGACAAGATCACGCTGCACTCACTGCGGCGAGCGGCTGACGCCATGGACTGCGATCTCCAATACGTCCTTGTACCACGCAGTTCCTTGAAAAAGCGCGTTGAGAATCAGGCAGAAGCTATCGCACGTCAGCGTGTCAGCCGCGTCTTCCATACGATGCGGCTAGAGGACCAGGCGCCTACGCAGAAAGTGGACAAAAAGGAAATTTCCAAAATGCAAACCAGTTTGCTTGCAACAAATTGGAAGCACCTATGGGAGTAG
- a CDS encoding mobile mystery protein B, producing MDPDELAGLIPRHITLKRELDEYEQANILQAQAWAESRIRKNMLNERDLRQLHKRMLDKTWRWAGTFRKTEKSIGVDPARISVDLHNLLEDVKCWRELNTYPIDEQAARLHHKLVLIHLFPNGNGRHARLFTDCFLRYCGVQPFTWGSVNLVDASDTRAAYIAALRAADNRDYGPLLAFVRT from the coding sequence TTGGATCCGGACGAACTTGCTGGCTTGATCCCACGGCATATCACGCTCAAGCGCGAGCTGGATGAATACGAACAGGCCAACATCCTGCAGGCGCAGGCTTGGGCGGAGTCTCGTATTCGAAAAAATATGCTGAACGAACGCGATCTGCGTCAGCTACACAAGCGCATGCTCGATAAGACCTGGCGATGGGCGGGGACATTTCGCAAGACTGAAAAGTCCATTGGGGTGGATCCAGCCAGGATCAGTGTCGACCTGCATAATCTCCTGGAGGATGTCAAATGCTGGCGGGAATTGAACACCTATCCAATTGACGAGCAGGCGGCACGATTGCACCACAAACTGGTTCTCATCCATCTATTTCCCAACGGGAATGGAAGGCACGCTCGCCTGTTCACGGACTGTTTCTTGCGCTACTGCGGGGTGCAGCCGTTTACATGGGGTAGCGTGAACCTCGTTGATGCGTCAGATACGCGCGCTGCTTACATCGCGGCATTGCGGGCAGCAGATAATAGAGACTATGGTCCGCTCTTGGCATTTGTGCGGACTTAA